The DNA segment AATGGAAGAAGCGGAGAAATTGGACATATGACTCTTTATCCCCATGGCTTAGATTGCCCTTGTGGAAATCATGGTTGTTTTGAACAATATTGTTCAGAAAAATCGATAGTGAATCAATTCCGATTTTTAAAAAATGATCCCTCTTTATCTATTGATGATCTAGTCTGTTCATTTGAGAAGAATGATGAGCAAAGTTTAACACTTATCAATAAATTTACTGAAAACTTAAGTATTGGTATTAATAACCTTATTGCTACCTATGGCCCTGAAATCATTTATATAAACAGCTCTTTAACCAGAAAAATACCTGGAATTTTACCAACCGTTAATAATAGGCTAGTAACCTCATTCAATAAGAACACTCCACTTTATGAGTCTCGACTTGGAATTAAAGCTTCACTTTTTGGTGCAACAGCCTTAGCTATTAAAAATTTTTTAAAAGTAGAATACTTAGATTTCCGAGTTGAATCATGATTCTTATTAAACTTGGTTAAAGAAAAGTACTTTTGTGTAAGAATTTTTTTTAATATGCTTTAGATAAAAAAATGCACTTTTTCATTTTGTAGAATAAGTTCTATGCGAAATGTGTTAGATATTCATGACGAAAATAGGTTATTTAAAGATCAATACGTGGAATATGGTCAATACAAGGGGGAGATATAAATTTATCAAGGAGCTATTGACTTACACCCTAAGAAATATCTATCGCGTAATCAACGAAGAAGTAAAGAACTATAAACCTTTCTATTATTCACTTCCTTCTCACTTATCTTTTTAAGAGTTTAAGTATTTAAATGGATAAAATGTCCAAACTATCACAATAGATATAAATGCAAGTTATGCGGGCTTTATTCCTGTGATATTTTGCATTAAAAATAAGGTTACCTACCCCTATAATAAAAAAGAATCGAAGGCTTAATAATAAAATCAAAGCCCTTAGTCGTGTTGCTTCTAGCTACAGAAACTTTAGTAACTACAAAAACCGATTCATTTTATATTTTAATATAAAACTAAAAATACAAACGGAAGAAAAATTTTTAAAAAAAGAAATAGGTTTCATGATTGCTTAACGCAATTCATGAAACCTATATAAAGAATTGAAATTACAAGTTTTTTATTATTCACAAACGTGATTTAACGTAGAACCCATTTCACACTCTTTTTTTGATTAGTAATCTATTAAATTCACCATAATTATTTATTTTAATACTTTATAATGCAATAATTTTTCAGCTACTGCTATATGCAGTTTACTTGCTTCTAATGCTTTCTCAATTCAGCTTAAACTTTACTTTTTTCTAAGCCTTGTCGATAAAATTCTACCATATCTTCTTTAGGAACCATACTTCCTCCAGTAGCCCATGCAATATGTGTTGCTTGATTCATCTTTTCAGTCAATCCTTTTTCTGCTAAATAACGTTTTCCTTCTAGTGTACCGAATAAACGAGCTACTCCTGGTACACCAGCTAAAGCTGCTGGTTCTAAGTAAATTTTCTCTTTATCAATCATGGCTGTCAATAAATGTTGCGCTTCTTTTTCTTGCAGTGTAAACCCGCCGTCAAAGAAGTTTTTCATTAATTTCGAAACAAAACCTGATGTTCTCGGAACTGCTAAACCATCCATTCCCGTTTTACCATCAATATCAAAATCATCTATCGATACTTCGTCATACTCATTGGTAATCAATCCTAGCATCATTGAAGGCATGTGTGCTGGCTCTGAAAAGAAACAATGAACATTGTCCCCATAAACTTGTTTTAATCCGAATGTGATGCCGCCTGGGCTGCCACCAATACCACATGGCAAGTAAACAAATAATGGATGGTCTTTATCAACTTGTATTTTTTGTTGATCTAATTGCTTTTTAAGTCGACTTCCGGCTACTGTATAGCCTAAAAATAAATCCACGGAATGTTCATCATCTACAAAATAACAGGATGGATCTTGATCTGATAGCATTCTTCCATTCTCCACTGCTTTTGTAAAGTTTGTATTGTGTTCAACAACTGTTACACCATGGGATCTAAGCAAATCTTTTTTCCATTGCTTTGCTTCTACAGACATGTGAACAGTAACTTCAAATCCTAGTTTTGCTCCCATTATCCCTACACTAATTCCTAGATTCCCAGTTGTTCCTACCATAATTTTATGTTTAGCAAAGAAATCGCGAAAATCACTACTTGCGAAAATAACATAGTCTTCATCGATACTCTTCAACAATCCATTTTCTAACGCCAATGTCTCCGCATGTTTTAATACCTCATAGATTGCTCCTCTTGCCTTGATCGTTCCTGCAATTGGTAACGTGTCATCACGTTTTAGTAATAGTTTTCCTTCAATAATTGTATCATAATAACTCTCCAATTCGTCCTTAATTGCTGGAATTGCCGATATTTTTGATTCAATGATTCCTTTTGTTTTTTCAGTCTCTGGAAATGCGGTTTCAATATATGAAGCAAAACGGGCTAAACGTGCTTCAGCATCATCTACATTGGTTTTAGAAAGTTCCACTTTTTTTGAGGCCGTTGCAAAATCACTCTTGAAACGATTAATCCAAAAAACATTTTTCGTGTTCATTATATCTTTTAAGACTGGAATTTCTTCTTTCCAATTTCCCAATGTTTTCCCTGCAATCACTTGTTCATTCATATTATTTCCTCCTAAGATCACTCTAGTGGTGTTTTTATTATTTTCAAATTTTAGACCGATTATTATTTCTTATAAATCTTTTTGACTTATCTGTTTTATTAAAATATAAAATCAGATGATCAATGAATGACCTCAATACCATCCATATAAGGAATGAGTATAGTTGGAACAAGAATACTACCGTCTAACTGTTGATAGTTTTCTAAAATAGCAGCTACCGTTCTTCCTACTGCTAATCCAGATCCGTTTAGAGTATGCACAAATTCAATTTTTCCTTTTGAATCACGATACCGGATCTTAGCTCTTCGTGCCTGGAAATCTAAACAATTTGAACACGAAGATATTTCTCGATAAGTATCTTGTGAGGGAAACCACACTTCTATATCATACGTTTTTGTAGCAGAAAACCCCATATCTCCTGTACTTAATACAATAGTCTTATATGGAATCTCTAATAGTTGCAATACTTCTTCAGCATCATGCGTCATCTTTTCTAATTCATCAAAAGAAGATTCTTTGTCGGTAAATTTGACCATTTCAACTTTATGGAATTGGTGCATCCGGATCAATCCGCGTGTATCTCTTCCAGCACTTCCAGCTTCTGAACGGAATGAAGGACTTAATGCGGTAAAATAAATAGGCAGTTTTTCGTATTCAATAATTTCATTAGCGTAATAATTCGTCAACGGAACCTCAGCAGTTGGAATCAACACTAAATTTTCATTTTCTATACTAAAAACGTCTTCCTTAAATTTAGGAAACTGTCCTGTACCAAACATCGCCGATTCCTTCACTAGGTAAGGTGGGATTACTTCTGTATACCCATGCTTTCTAGTGTGTAAATCTAGCATGAAGTTATAAACAGCTCTTTCCAATCTAGCTCCTAGTCCTTTGTAATATACAAAACGTTTACCTGCAACTTTTGACCCTCTTACAAAATCGAGTATACCTAGATTCTCTCCCAGTTCGTAATGAGGTAATACCTCAAATTCAAATTTTTTTTTCTCACCATTAACGCGTATTTCTTCGTTTTCTTGTTCATCGTTTCCTATAGGAACACTTCCATCTGCTATATTCGGAAGTGTAAAGAGAATATCATTTAATTCTTCCTCGATACTCGTCAGTTGTTCTTGTAACTTTTTAATTTCTTTATTCTTTTCTTTTGTATCGTAGTCCACTTCATCAGTATAGACTCCATTTTTTTTCAACTGCTGAACTTTTTTGTAAGCCATATTTTTTTCATTTCTCAAATATTCAACTTCTTTTAGTTTAGTTCTTCGATCCTCATCTAAATTTATAATTTCCTTGATTACCCTTTTTTCTATCCCTCTATCTATCATACGTTGGTGATAATGATCTTCGTTTGTTCTGATTCTACTAATATCAAGCATTAATTGCCCCCCTCACGGTTATCAATTTGTTATCGTTAGCACATACCTTTTACTTCTTTAAAATTTAATGTCAGATACAACTTCAACCGTTTTCTTTTTCGCCAACCCACCGTCTGATCTAACTTCATCAGCCGTTACGATTTTGGTGTTTCTAAAGATGTACGATCCAAGATAGCCGCTGGCCACGCTGACAATGATACATCCTAAGGCCGTGATCAGTACTTTCCCTGCTGGATTGTACGCGAACATAACTGCAAAACCAGCAATCGGAGTTGCTGTCCCAGGAGTGTTGTTTACCAATCCCATAAGCGCCACAATAATTCCGCTTGCTGCCCCTCCAATAAAGTTCGTTCCATAAACGGGAAGAGGGTTCGCAGAAATAATGTCAGCTTGAGTCAATGGTTCTATAGCTACAGCTATGGTATCTTTTTTACTTCCAAATTTCATTTTGCTAAACAAAACATAATTCATAAAAGATGATCCAAAGACAGCTAATGCTCCGATAGCCATTGGAACTCCAGTTAAGCCTAACATCGCTGTTAACGCCATCGAACTTAAAGGCGCTGTTGCGACTACTGTGATAATCCCCCCTAAGATAATCCCCATCATTATCGGACTAGCGTTAGCAGTGGACGTCAATATTTCACCAATTTGAAGCAGGGTAGCGTCTACGAGAGGAGAGCTTATTGTCCCAATCAATCGAGCTAAAGGAGCACCTACAACAATAATAACGATTAAATCTAAACCGCCCGGTATCTTTTCTTCCATCTTCTTTATAACAAAAGAAATTAGATATCCAGCGATAAACCCAGGCAATATTCCCATACCTGATAAAGAAAGCCCTACCAAAACAGCGTATACTGGAGAAACGCCTAAAGCTAAAGGAACTAATATCGCTGCTGCTACACCTCCTAGGCTTCCATTAGCAGCACCTACTTCTCCTAAAAATTTTAAATTCAGTACATTTCCAAAAAAGGCGTAGTGAAAAGCTTCCACTAAAAAACTTGCACAAGCTGCATTAGCCAGCGCTCCCATTGCTTTCGAGCCGTGTGGCGCTTTGTAATTGAATATCGTGAAAAAAGACAGTACCGCTAATAGTAAAACCGTTCCAATTAAAATATCCATTAAATCCCCTCATCTTTCGTTTTTGGTAAAACTACTTTTCTGTAACCATTTTATTTAAGTATTATTATGAATTATTTTAAAAAGGCAATAGCTTCAATTTCAATCATAGCATTCTTTGGAAGCTTCGAAACTTCAAAAGCAGTACGTGCTGGATAAGGTTCTTCAAAAAAATCTTCAAATAATCTATTTACTTCATCAAAATCAGATAAATCCTTCAATAGAACCGTTGTTTTAATAACATCTTCCATCTTTAAATTTTCTTTTTCTAAAATAGACTGGATATTCATTAGTGATCTCTTACATTGATCTGTAAAGGTATCTTCTAGTTCATTTGTTTCAGGATCTATAGGCAATTGCCCCGATGTAAAAAGAAGGGTGCCTGCTTTTCGGTATGGAGAATAAGGACCAATAGCTTGTGGTACATTGTACATATACATCACCTCCCCGTATTTATATTCTTACTATAACTCTAAAAGAAAACGCTGTCAATAATTTTTTATTATCATTCAAATAAATTATAATCATTATTAAAATATAAAGTTAAGATGTTTATTTTTTATCATTGTGTTATAATCTTTGTAACTTACTTACATAATTATATGTGGGGAAAAAAGGGGGACTTGTAAAATGAAAAAAGAGATATTTAATCAATACGAGAATTTAGTTTATTTTTTAGGTAAGACATTAGGTACTAATTACGAAATCGTGTTTCATCTAATTGAAGAAGATTATTCTTATATTGCTGCAATTGCAAATAACTCTATCAGTGGAAGAACAAAAAATTCTCCGCTTACTGGTTTTGCCTTAGAACTTATGAAGAAAAAAGAATACTTGAAAAGTGATTACGTAACGAATTATAAAGCAAAATCAAATGGTGTAAATCACATTCAAGGTTCTACTTTTTTTATTAAGGATGATCAGGGCAATTTGGATGGTATGCTTTGCATCAATACAGATTATACAAAATACAAAGATATTGCTAACGATATTCTCCAGCTCATAAATATAAAAAATGATGCCTCAGATAGTCGGAACAATACAGTTAAACCAAATCAGCTATCCTCTAGTACCGCTCAAGAAAATGGTGATGAATTCGTAGAGGTCCTTTCTAGCAATATAAAAGATATCATTTTTGAGGAGATTGGTCCTGGTGTTTTTAATGAGAACTTTTTATTGAATCAAGATGCAAAAATCCATATCGTAGAACAGTTAGAGAAGAAAGGTATCTTCCAACTAAAAGGGGCTGTTTCGCAGGTAGCAGAAGTTTTAAATGTATCAGAACCAAGTGTTTATCGTTATCTAAAAATTGTTACAAAAACAAATCAAGTTTAAAATGCTCTCAACAGATCTTCACTTATTAAGTAGCTTAGAGCCATTGGTTTAGTATTAAAAATAGTATCTACTCAAAAAAATCAAACGGGCTAAGTTCTTTAAAGAACTTAGCCCGTTTGATTTTTTTGGTGTGGATGAAGAAATTTTCATGACTTATTTTAAATAAAAAAAAGCAACGTGAGAAAGATCCTTCACGCTGCTTAATCTAGATTCTAATTTTTTAACTTAGTTTAGCTCATCCACAACATTTTAGGTAGAGCTTTTGTTTATCAATTTGCATTTTAATTTCTATACTCCTTAGACTTTGTCTTCTTTTATGATTAGAACTCTGTTCCAATACATTAATGCTATTGCAACAACAGAAGATACAGCTACACCGATCCATTTATATTCGGAAATCTTTACGATAACAAATGGTAACCAAGAGCTACCATAATCAAGGCTCGAAATTAAACTTGATCCTTCTGGAACAGAAAAGTTTGCTGCAGAAGCAGCTTCTGTAAAAATAGGAGCAATATTTGTTCCTATTAAAAGTCCTCCAGAAACGATAATAATACCAACAACCAACGTTCTAAAGAAATCTCCTCTACATAATGGAGCAATTAAGACAAACATAAAAGGCAATCCAGCTAAACTTGCAAATGGAAGAAATTCATTTCCTGGAATAAGGAAAGCTAGCAATATGGTTATCGGAACCATCACAAGCGAAATAGTTAGAGTAACGGGATTTCCTACACCAACAGCTGAATCTAAGCCAATATACAGTTTACTATTTCCTTTAAATTTTTCTTGGATTTT comes from the Carnobacterium sp. 17-4 genome and includes:
- a CDS encoding D-serine ammonia-lyase; translation: MNEQVIAGKTLGNWKEEIPVLKDIMNTKNVFWINRFKSDFATASKKVELSKTNVDDAEARLARFASYIETAFPETEKTKGIIESKISAIPAIKDELESYYDTIIEGKLLLKRDDTLPIAGTIKARGAIYEVLKHAETLALENGLLKSIDEDYVIFASSDFRDFFAKHKIMVGTTGNLGISVGIMGAKLGFEVTVHMSVEAKQWKKDLLRSHGVTVVEHNTNFTKAVENGRMLSDQDPSCYFVDDEHSVDLFLGYTVAGSRLKKQLDQQKIQVDKDHPLFVYLPCGIGGSPGGITFGLKQVYGDNVHCFFSEPAHMPSMMLGLITNEYDEVSIDDFDIDGKTGMDGLAVPRTSGFVSKLMKNFFDGGFTLQEKEAQHLLTAMIDKEKIYLEPAALAGVPGVARLFGTLEGKRYLAEKGLTEKMNQATHIAWATGGSMVPKEDMVEFYRQGLEKSKV
- the serS gene encoding serine--tRNA ligase, which codes for MLDISRIRTNEDHYHQRMIDRGIEKRVIKEIINLDEDRRTKLKEVEYLRNEKNMAYKKVQQLKKNGVYTDEVDYDTKEKNKEIKKLQEQLTSIEEELNDILFTLPNIADGSVPIGNDEQENEEIRVNGEKKKFEFEVLPHYELGENLGILDFVRGSKVAGKRFVYYKGLGARLERAVYNFMLDLHTRKHGYTEVIPPYLVKESAMFGTGQFPKFKEDVFSIENENLVLIPTAEVPLTNYYANEIIEYEKLPIYFTALSPSFRSEAGSAGRDTRGLIRMHQFHKVEMVKFTDKESSFDELEKMTHDAEEVLQLLEIPYKTIVLSTGDMGFSATKTYDIEVWFPSQDTYREISSCSNCLDFQARRAKIRYRDSKGKIEFVHTLNGSGLAVGRTVAAILENYQQLDGSILVPTILIPYMDGIEVIH
- a CDS encoding PTS sugar transporter subunit IIC yields the protein MDILIGTVLLLAVLSFFTIFNYKAPHGSKAMGALANAACASFLVEAFHYAFFGNVLNLKFLGEVGAANGSLGGVAAAILVPLALGVSPVYAVLVGLSLSGMGILPGFIAGYLISFVIKKMEEKIPGGLDLIVIIVVGAPLARLIGTISSPLVDATLLQIGEILTSTANASPIMMGIILGGIITVVATAPLSSMALTAMLGLTGVPMAIGALAVFGSSFMNYVLFSKMKFGSKKDTIAVAIEPLTQADIISANPLPVYGTNFIGGAASGIIVALMGLVNNTPGTATPIAGFAVMFAYNPAGKVLITALGCIIVSVASGYLGSYIFRNTKIVTADEVRSDGGLAKKKTVEVVSDIKF
- a CDS encoding RidA family protein — its product is MYNVPQAIGPYSPYRKAGTLLFTSGQLPIDPETNELEDTFTDQCKRSLMNIQSILEKENLKMEDVIKTTVLLKDLSDFDEVNRLFEDFFEEPYPARTAFEVSKLPKNAMIEIEAIAFLK
- a CDS encoding helix-turn-helix transcriptional regulator, with protein sequence MKKEIFNQYENLVYFLGKTLGTNYEIVFHLIEEDYSYIAAIANNSISGRTKNSPLTGFALELMKKKEYLKSDYVTNYKAKSNGVNHIQGSTFFIKDDQGNLDGMLCINTDYTKYKDIANDILQLINIKNDASDSRNNTVKPNQLSSSTAQENGDEFVEVLSSNIKDIIFEEIGPGVFNENFLLNQDAKIHIVEQLEKKGIFQLKGAVSQVAEVLNVSEPSVYRYLKIVTKTNQV